One Primulina eburnea isolate SZY01 unplaced genomic scaffold, ASM2296580v1 ctg973_ERROPOS1174311, whole genome shotgun sequence genomic region harbors:
- the LOC140822598 gene encoding probable indole-3-acetic acid-amido synthetase GH3.1 — MAVDSSLSPAAVSHPPNEKFAKALQFIEEMTKNTDSVQARVLAEILSQNAETEYLQRFDLGGATDRDLFKSRIPVVTYEDLQPEIQRIAGGDFSPIICSHPISEFLTSSGTSAGERKLMPTIKEEMDRRQLLYSLLNPVMSLYVPGLDKGKGLYFLFVKAEAKTPGGLVARPVLTSYYKSDQFKTRPYDPYNVYTSPDEAILCCDSFQSMYTQMLCGLLMREEVLRVGAVFASGLLRAIRFLQLNWRQLVHDISTGSLNPRITDSSIRECVAKILKPNTDLADFIVNECEGENWDSIIPRIWPNTKYLDVIVTGAMAQYIPLLDFYSGGLPQACTMYASSECYFGLNLKPMTKPSEVSYTIMPNMGYFEFIPHDPNNPITLSRDSPPRLVDLADLEVGKEYELVVSTYSGLCRYRVGDILRVTGFHNSAPQFKFIRRKNVLLSIDSDKTDESELQKAVENASVLLRQHDTTVVEYTSYADTSSIPGHYVIYWELLIKDPTNPPSDDVLANCCLVMEEAMNTVYRQCRVADNSVGPLEIRVVKMGTFEELMDYAISRGASINQYKAPRCVSFTPIVELLNARVLSVHFSPAAPQWTPERRV; from the exons ATGGCGGTTGATTCTTCGCTCTCTCCGGCGGCTGTGAGCCACCCGCCGAACGAGAAGTTCGCCAAGGCACTTCAGTTTATCGAAGAGATGACAAAAAACACGGATTCTGTACAAGCAAGGGTGTTGGCTGAGATTCTGAGCCAAAATGCTGAAACTGAGTACCTCCAGAGGTTCGATCTCGGTGGTGCTACTGATCGGGATTTGTTCAAGTCTAGGATCCCGGTGGTGACGTACGAGGATCTTCAGCCAGAGATTCAGCGTATCGCTGGCGGGGATTTCTCTCCAATTATTTGCTCTCACCCCATCTCTGAGTTTCTTACCAG TTCTGGAACATCGGCTGGTGAAAGAAAGCTTATGCCGACAATAAAGGAAGAAATGGACCGCCGACAATTGTTGTATTCTCTTCTTAACCCTGTAATGAGCCT ATACGTTCCAGGTCTTGACAAGGGAAAAGGGTTATACTTTCTTTTTGTGAAGGCCGAAGCGAAAACTCCGGGCGGGTTGGTTGCACGCCCGGTGCTCACCAGCTACTACAAGAGTGATCAATTCAAGACCCGACCCTATGACCCGTATAACGTGTACACGAGCCCGGACGAAGCGATTCTCTGCTGTGATTCATTCCAAAGCATGTACACTCAGATGCTTTGTGGCCTTCTCATGCGTGAAGAGGTTCTCCGAGTTGGGGCCGTTTTTGCCTCCGGTCTTCTGCGAGCCATCCGGTTTCTCCAACTCAACTGGAGACAACTTGTGCATGATATCTCCACGGGTTCCTTAAACCCTAGAATTACAGACAGTTCTATTCGAGAATGTGTGGCTAAGATTCTTAAACCAAACACAGATCTTGCTGATTTTATTGTCAATGAATGTGAAGGCGAAAACTGGGATAGTATAATCCCAAGAATATGGCCGAATACAAAATATCTTGACGTTATTGTTACTGGCGCCATGGCACAATATATACCGCTTCTTGATTTCTACAGCGGAGGTCTGCCGCAAGCTTGCACCATGTACGCTTCCTCCGAGTGCTATTTCGGGCTTAATTTGAAGCCGATGACGAAACCTTCAGAGGTTTCCTACACCATCATGCCTAACATGGGATACTTCGAGTTTATTCCTCACGACCCGAATAATCCGATAACTCTCTCCCGGGATTCACCCCCACGGCTTGTGGATTTGGCGGATTTGGAGGTGGGAAAGGAGTACGAACTTGTGGTCTCCACCTATTCAGGTCTATGCCGATACCGAGTAGGCGACATCCTCCGAGTAACTGGTTTTCACAACTCCGCGCCGCAGTTCAAGTTCATAAGGAGGAAGAATGTTTTGTTGAGCATTGATTCTGATAAGACAGACGAATCTGAGCTACAAAAGGCAGTCGAGAACGCTTCGGTTTTGCTACGCCAGCACGATACTACCGTGGTGGAGTACACTAGCTATGCTGATACAAGTTCAATTCCAGGACATTATGTGATCTACTGGGAACTGCTCATCAAAGATCCAACAAATCCCCCTAGCGACGATGTCTTAGCCAACTGCTGCCTAGTTATGGAAGAAGCTATGAACACAGTTTACAGACAATGCCGAGTCGCAGATAATTCGGTCGGGCCTCTAGAAATCCGGGTTGTGAAAATGGGGACATTCGAAGAGCTGATGGATTATGCGATATCAAGAGGCGCGTCGATTAATCAGTACAAAGCCCCGAGATGCGTGAGCTTCACTCCTATCGTTGAACTACTGAATGCTCGAGTTCTATCCGTCCATTTCAGCCCTGCAGCTCCCCAATGGACGCCAGAGCGGCGCGTTTGA